The Gigantopelta aegis isolate Gae_Host chromosome 9, Gae_host_genome, whole genome shotgun sequence genomic sequence TATTGATAGAACGcggtttagtttttaaaaaagggaaaaaaatattgtttagaaCAAAATATAGTTAGTTGCCTTCGGCGAAAGAAGAGGCTACATATTTGTTATAGgcaattcaacacattttaaaactacagctattttgtGTCCAACATACGATTGTAGTGAGGAGATTAAGGAGACCCCACCCCCGTCCCAATCGATGCTCCACGGCATGGTATATCAGAGGTCGTGGTATGCACGGTTAAGTTCACGAAAAAGCTCCTCTGTGTGGCGGCATCTAGTGTCCTCACATTTTGCATACGTCTTTCTCTTATTCCTCTATTTACCcccatgtctctctctctctctctctctctctctctctctctctctctctctctctctctctctctctctctctcacacacacacacacacatgtgtacACAGGTAACAAACGACCCAAAAACATGTCTTGTTTGGAAGTGCTGATTTATTAACTCTCAAATTAACATAATACATATACTTAGAATTCACAAAATTGTGTATTgttccaaaacaacaacaacaaaaagaaacccTCACTgattacattatccatagattaaaaacaacaatgacAGTAATAATCTAATGCCCTACAAGGCATTAAAGTCGAAAGTTAACAAATCACAAAAAACATGTAAGATAATCACTAACTACAAGCCATATTTAGAATGTCCTAGATTACACACAATTAAGAGATGTACCAACAACCAAActcattttaaacatataacGGTGGATTGTAAGTTACAGTGCAGTGTTTTCAGACCAAACTGCAGCATAGTTAGTAATCCCATCATCATGATAAGCTGACAAACACTGAACTCTGGTGTTCAGCAGAGCAGAATTACGCAGTTCATACAAAAACCCATACACCGAGGAACCGTTTCTTTGGTAACAGTTGCCATGGAAATCAGACAACCAGACACCACTAACATATGGCTCGCTATTTACAGAAAAGAATTTTACATACAACAATCTGTTTTTGGcctttatttgtttctttaattcaaaaacaaaatcctctGGAAATATTTGTAACCATGAAATACTAAAGAAAGCAtcattctttttaaatatagcaGAAACTAAAATTTTGCCTGATACACAAATTACAGACTGCAAAGTAACATAATAACCATATTCcttttgtgttttaattaattctAGATACCTTTTAGCTTCAactaatgaataaaatatatttttgtttactgaACCAGGATAGAATACTAAAACATGTAGTAATTTGTCATGAACTTGGTAAATTTCTGCAAAGCCAAGAACAAAGGCTTTTTCCCATGCTTCATCTATATACATCTGAAGGTCATCATTTCTCACATCAGTCTTAAAGTAGGATATTGTGGTGTCTTTCTCCATGACtatattaaaatacacttcatcaCAGTCTGTGCATGCGTTAATCCACCTGATAACAAAGCCACGAGAAGATTTTATGATGAGGTATTCCTCCAGCTTTGTGTGTGGAAGTCGTAACTGCACCAACTGTTGACCGTCTTCAGACAGAACTTCAAACATATCAGATGAAGATGATGGCAGACGATACCAGAGTGGCCAGCACTCCACTGTGCTCAAAGCAAACTTGATTAACCCATCAAGATCTGAATCTCGCGACCAGGCATTCATGAGGAACACCCACGAGATGCCACTCTTGTGTCTCATCATGGTGCAGGACGTTCCCTCCATGGCCCCGGTATGACCCCAAGACTTGCCACCATCCTGCACATCAATACCCAGTCCATACCAGTCAGTTCCATCAGAGTATTTGGGAGCCTTGGTCATCTCAGCAAATGATGACAGAGTCAGCAAAGAAGATCCGTCAGAACTGTCCAGAGCGTGTAGCATTTTGATGATGTCCAAAGCAGACGCGACCCATCCACCATAAGCTGAAGTGTTCTCCATACTGAAAGATCCATACTGTGGCAGCACAGTTCCCTCCCCTTGGAAAATTGACTTTTGAACATGTGGTTCTCggttattaaaatattcaacctgcagaaaacaaatatctatataCTAGTCTGTAACtaataaattagaaaaaaaacacctcttaaatatacatgcactactacagtgaaacctgtctaaaccggaccctaaCACACCGGCATCTTGTCATATCCGACCAAATTCCATGGTCTCGAATTTTTTCAACCCTCTGAACaccagatcctgtctaaatcggatAAATATTTGGTCATTGGTGTAATCCAATTTAGACAAGTTTAactgtatgtataaatataacagCTCAGTAAGCCTGTGTTTTAGTTGATTTTCAAATAAATTCACTTATGCTCAACAGATTAATGTTTGTTGCTTTAActacatatataaattacaatgattaaacacctgactttattaaagaaaaaGATCACAAAAGAGTTATTCCTTTCAGTAATTTCAAGGCCATTTTTTAAGTGTAGATACAGATTTATAAAGGAAAACCCAAGCGTTTAACAGAGTTACTAGAATGCTGCCTCAAATTATAAACAGATATGTACCTCATCTGGAGAAATGAGCACCTTTTTGGTATTTCCGACTTTTAGTGTGGTAATCCCAATTTGTTCCATCAGTGATGTGACATAACTGTTATATGTGACCCCGGTGACTTCGGTCACAACCAGACCCAGGATCAGGTATCCCAGGTTAGAATATGAATGCCTTTTTCCTACAAGAACAATTGTTAGACaggaaacaaacacaacaagcCGTCAATCTTTGCAAACAAGTTTTACCGGGTTTTGcatctttaaaatttcaaaaaaaatatgagaaataaaTCTTGTAAAGACCTTTTAGACTTCTGAATTATTAGAATAtccaaatattaaatgtttgttattttatttcgttACGATATTTTCATATCACTTATGAACAAAACTCAATAACATCAGCACATTATATTAATTGCCGGCAGAGATATTGGTAAGCAGCTCTGAGCGTTTATTAGTAGGTGGTTTTTAGCAGTTACCTTTTAGACTTCTGAATTATTAGAATatctaaatattaaatgtttgttattttatttcgttACGATATTTTCATATCACTTATGAACAAAACTCAATAACATCAGCACATTATATTAATTGCCGGCAGAGATATTGGTAAGCAGCTCTGAGCGTTTATTAGTAGGTGGTTTTTAGCAGTTACCTTTTAGACTTCTGAATTATTAGAATatctaaatattaaatgtttgttattttatttcgttACGATATTTTCATATCACTTATGAACAAAACTCAATAACATCAGCACATTATATTAATTGCCGGCAGAGATATTGGTAAGCAGCTCTGAGCATTTATTAGTAGGTGGTTTTTAGCAGTTACCGTTTACTGTCACTTCAGTCCTTGACATGAAAAACATTTAGGGGTGTGATTACTTGCTTCCTTAATTTACATACAAACAGAGACTAAAACTTACTCTCcttgaacagtttgttttgtttaacaacaccactaggtcacactgatttatttatcatcagctattagatgtcaaacatttggtaattctgacatttagtcttagagaggaaacccgctacatttttccattagtagcaaaggatcttttatatgcaccatcccacagacaggatagaacataccatggcctttgatataccagttgtagtgcactggctggaacaagaaatagaccaatgcgcccaccgacagagatcaatcctagaccgaccgtgcatcaagcgagcactttaccactgggctacatccccccccccccccccccctccttgaACAGAGGAGTAATGCAGAGTGAGCGTGATAGCTTCCCTTAAATGTTATCGACTCTGTAATCTCTGACTGAAAACCTTTTGTCAGTCCCCTACTTTCAAAGATAATGAATGTCCTTGTAACAAATTTGGGACTCAGAGAATGGTAGTTTTGTTTACTCATCGCTCATGCAAATTTCATTTTGGGTAAAgcaaagaaggaaatgttttctttaactcaacatattttatttacagttatatggcaatggacatatggttaaggaccacacagatattgagagaggaaacccgctgtcatcacttcatgggctactctttttgattagcagcaagggatgttttatatgcaccatcccacagcctttgatataccagttgtggtgcactggatggagcgaaaaatagcccagtgggcacaccgacaggggatcgatcccaaaccgaccgtgcatcaagcgatcgctttaccactgggctacgtcccaccccatttCATTTTGGGTAACCTATTTTACATCCACACATAAATTTAGGCcatcatttacatggacataatGGGTTACATAAATTCATATGTAGCTTATAAATAGGTTAtacaaattttcaattctcagaagcttaaaaacatacaaaaagaaaatgaaatttagTTCTACCTGGTGAAAACTGCAGTTTCTTGGTCATAATGAACTTGACCAGCCTTTCATTTGCTGCATCACTTGTAGCATCAACCCATGGGCTAACTTTATCGAGATTCCAAAAGACTGCATCCCCGACTTTGTCGCGGTCCCAACCAGCGGAGTGCTGAAGTAGATGACGCACAGTGATCTTCAACATGCGCTTATCTCCCCTTGAGGTGGGTCTAAATTGTTTTAAGATACCTAAAGAGGAAAACACCTAAAATTTAAAGGTATTTGTTCTAGTTAATAagctatataaaatatttaaagcaaGTACAGATTTTCTGAGTGCAAACTTAAACATTACTTAAAACTTATATTTCTGGACATCCTGGTATTTGTAATagcataaaatacattttatccaaaacagaaaatgtatgtataccATAGAAACTAAAATCATTGACTTTAATATCTTAGTttcaaaattcaatatttttaaaattcacagaTGATGTTGCTCATATTTCTGGTGACAAATTTACCGTGtgaatgtaatttattaaaaactacCACTTTCCCATCCATACTTTCACCCATATATCCATCCTTTTGAGACAAAGGGTGTAAATATGTTGTAAACAAGCAGACAGCTAATAGATGTGCAATAAAATCAATAGCTCACCCTTTGGTCCAAATATAATGTCTTCAAGAGTTATCTTTCCTTGTTCCACCAAATGAAGCACACATGCAGCTGTGAGTGTTTTGCTGATGCTAGCGACACGGAACTGAGATGCAGAATGCACCCGTCTGCTGCATCCAGCCATGCCATAGCCTGAAGGAAATATTTAACAGAATATGTAgagaataaaaaatacaattctTATATATTTAGATGAACCTGTTAGAGGACATCTAGTATGAGACACCATATCATGTCATTACTTTGTGTAACAgattaatatagtccggtttagaaaATAGGTcttcattaaaaagttaattaataattgataaATGCTTTTCTCAGTCTTCTTTTATGATTACAGCTAGGCTGGCCGTTGcactatttaaaattaaaattaaataacctAGTCTTTGGTCAGATAACAGTTTGGTATGCCATCACATGGAAATGGGTATATATGTGACAAATGAGATGGTACTGTTATATGGCTTATGGGTGgatataactaaatatatttatgatcaacctatattgattttttttcataccattTACCAAGTAACTGTAGGTTCAAAAAGTGGTACTAGTTACTTATTCCTTGTTACGTCATGTTATTTTTCTTACAATTTATTCTGTGGAAATATTTGCATTGAAAATGACATGCACTGTAGACTGAATGGTTTTGTGCAACCATAACAGTGACCAGCCTATAAAGTGAACACCAGGTATCATCCCTCTACGCACAATGAGTCAATGACAAATACtattatgtatatgcatatatatatatatgtacaggtCATCTACTCTATACAATCATGTTACAGATAATTCATAAGTGTTggaagaaaaagttaaagtttgttttgtttaatgacaccaaagAGCACATAgtttcattaatcatcggctattggatttcaagcatttgacaattttggcataaagtcttagaggaaacccattatatttttatatttttccatcagaAGCAAGatgtcatttatatgcaccatctcactgacatgatagcacataccatggcctttgaaataccagtcgtggtgcactggctgaaatgaaaaatacatttagcccaatgagcccactaatgggtacactcatgtcaccttagtctgtgcggcacaaaagtctgcgcacATTAATGACGTTACATTATGTCTTGAAACAGAtgttggggtatgtttgtaaataaacaaacaatgtaaTTCACAAAAcagttgttaaaacaacacatcttgattgtgaatatatgtataaaactagTCGCTAgcacttttattgaaaaaaccctctgaattaatgcactaaaagaaTACTTTTAccagcctcgatcaacgtgtttttctatcacctgtcaacacatGTCTGTCAACGTTGTAATGATCAACTTTGCATATCAgcttacataaatttacataggagcttcaatacataccttattgaaATTTATGAAttcataaatgaaatgaatgtcttatttaatcTCTTAAtgtaaacatccaagcatactgTGAATTTCCCTCTgagtgacacaatgcaaaatggctgtACACAGACTTTGAAGATTGCACTTATAGCATCgcctattttagctatagtctaTTTCacaattatcattgattgtcctatatgtctaacgaacactatttgtgctcacttacacagttaataacagacaatttttgttgaataataatcaaatatttttacattggctcttttttatattgtcattttgtgttgtccaaactaaggagcatggaacaccatttatacttatctcatttgcacaatctaaatgtttctAAAACAGACCATAACAagaagtgtttgttatttagaacttataaaaagtcggatccattgtttgttgctgttttatgtaaacattagcgacagaaatggttgttttaatgtttgctgcgcagacttatgtgccgtcatgcaggccagtaaatgcagcggggtcccactaaaaatgcgctcattacttgagtttaaaaaacattaaaattaaaataactttagttgtaacacgtttattgttccattgcactgtggcggtgaaacaaatatttttaaagaaatattttaactttaaaatagaacacaaatgcttaggtgcgcaaacttaggtgccaccagtgtatcaatcctagaccaacagcACATCAGAAACCACtgacaatttttttctttcatatgtCTTCTTATATGATCGGTTGTCTtggtaataaaataacaactgaaataaatttattttttacatttacaaaaatatttattattgaaaatgtGTCACCCCTAACCCCAAGTTTGTAAAAGAATTGCATCTTATTTTGGAGTTTGGAAACTATTTATTCCTCACTCAACCATTATACCCAAAAGAGACAAAAATGCTTTtttgacactactagagcacattgatttattaatcattggctactggatgtcaaacatttggaaattttaacatataggcAGTcttagcaagagatcttttatatgcaccatcccacagacaggatagcacataccccagcctttgatatatcagtgatggtgcactggctgtaacgagaaatagtacATCCAAAATAGGTCAATACCAGTACCACCAATATGATATTGtctaaaatgaataataatatgtggattatttcatttttactaTCATTCTGAAAATGGTTAAAATAACCCAAATAGGCCAACTTTATTGTACCTCGTGGGATAACTAACATCATTGTCATCTTGTCATCAAtgtacacagtgaaacctgtctattTAACCAAATTGATccaatttagacaggatccggtgtttagGGGGTCCCATttaagaatttagaaaattcggAACCATGAAAAGTGgccagttttgacaggattctggttaattcagggtccagtttagacaggtttcactgtatttaaaaatgataCATGTCATACCAGAGATATGTAGTGTCTCACAATACCTTGGCTGTAAACAAGATGTCCATTCTGACAAAGAGCCAGGGAAGCCCCTGGAATGCCTTGCTCCTTCAGAAAATCTGTCAGAATTGTATTGAAATTGATCAAATGTTCAGGTATTGTCTCGTTAGCACAAATATCATCTgaaaaagtataaataaatttatatatctaTCATATTAAATCAAGTTGGCAACATATTCATATTTCTtcaaagtttttttaaaatttacatcaatatattttaatgtttaaacttTTATGGAACCATACTCCTGCCATTGTATACTTAAAGACAGCCCCGACGGAAATTGCCGACAAagagatataaattgctataGGTTGGGAGCATCACCAATGGCACAAAGTGCTGTCCTAAAgctcctcaatgatggcaaaatgtttacGCCTCATGTACATTATCTGTCAGTAAGGTAAGTAGTATTAACattagtacatataaaatatgtctacatacagaaaaacaacctttcagtcttatttattttctgcaaaagtcattaaaaaaaaccccacattaccATGAGCAGGCTTTaaattgctgtcggtgggccatttcactgacagcaattttgtttttaagttgcTGGGTGGGACGAAATTTTAAATTCGTGCCCTGTATTCAATTCGGGAACAGCCCTTATATTAGAAGTTAgccatctaggatcgatccccttcagtgggcccattgggctatttcttgttccagccagtgcaccaggactggtatgtcaaagactaGCAGGGgtacaaaaatttaaaatatttcactagcctgcCAGACCAGaaacaactaaaatttactagacAGCCAGAATTTATACTAGTCtgccagcctatagaacaatatacatgtattaataatattataatgtgcACGGTCTTCAcatcaaatgatatatatattttgttaaaattctAATAAAGACAGTTTTTCACAGTTTTaatcatatagatttacaaaattcaaaatttataaaataaacacaaaatactgTCAGTCAGAAAAAGATAGATCACCCATCGGACTGATAGTTGCATTTTTCAACTCGTCCATgagaatttttactcgcatttcgagagcgggcgagtactttctgtaCCACTGCTGtagtacgtgctatcctgtctgtgggatagtgtatataacagatcccttgctactaattgaaaaatgtagcaggtttcccctgacatctaatagccgatgattagtacattaatgtgctctaacagtgtcattaaacaaaacaaactttaactttagaagTTAGccaatatacaaatacaaatatgagCACTACATTTTCTTCCACAGAAATATCAAGATGACCGAGATATTAAAACCAATAAATGCACCTAAACACTAGATTTTTGGGAGCACTTCGAATTTTGGTTTGGAGGTATGGGTACCCCAAGCACTCTCCCCTTCAATCCAGGCCAACTCTAATAAAAACTAAGAAATCTGATAATGTTTAGTCCAATACATCTGCCATCAAACTCGGTTAGTggataattgaaaaaaaaaattctatccAATTTTTAGATATGAAGagcatttccttgaaaattatccaaaagaggttaatttaaagtaaatgtattagccaaaaaaagatagaaaaagttagttttgtttaacaaaacctctggagcacattgattaattttaatcatcagctattggatgtcaaacatttggttattctaactagtagttatcagaggaaacctgatatagttttcctaatgcagcaagggatcttttatatgcacttc encodes the following:
- the LOC121381200 gene encoding uncharacterized protein LOC121381200 isoform X1; its protein translation is MTQSSFSPNDHTYSVLSNDICANETIPEHLINFNTILTDFLKEQGIPGASLALCQNGHLVYSQGYGMAGCSRRVHSASQFRVASISKTLTAACVLHLVEQGKITLEDIIFGPKGILKQFRPTSRGDKRMLKITVRHLLQHSAGWDRDKVGDAVFWNLDKVSPWVDATSDAANERLVKFIMTKKLQFSPGKRHSYSNLGYLILGLVVTEVTGVTYNSYVTSLMEQIGITTLKVGNTKKVLISPDEVEYFNNREPHVQKSIFQGEGTVLPQYGSFSMENTSAYGGWVASALDIIKMLHALDSSDGSSLLTLSSFAEMTKAPKYSDGTDWYGLGIDVQDGGKSWGHTGAMEGTSCTMMRHKSGISWVFLMNAWSRDSDLDGLIKFALSTVECWPLWYRLPSSSSDMFEVLSEDGQQLVQLRLPHTKLEEYLIIKSSRGFVIRWINACTDCDEVYFNIVMEKDTTISYFKTDVRNDDLQMYIDEAWEKAFVLGFAEIYQVHDKLLHVLVFYPGSVNKNIFYSLVEAKRYLELIKTQKEYGYYVTLQSVICVSGKILVSAIFKKNDAFFSISWLQIFPEDFVFELKKQIKAKNRLLYVKFFSVNSEPYVSGVWLSDFHGNCYQRNGSSVYGFLYELRNSALLNTRVQCLSAYHDDGITNYAAVWSENTAL
- the LOC121381200 gene encoding uncharacterized protein LOC121381200 isoform X2, producing the protein MAGCSRRVHSASQFRVASISKTLTAACVLHLVEQGKITLEDIIFGPKGILKQFRPTSRGDKRMLKITVRHLLQHSAGWDRDKVGDAVFWNLDKVSPWVDATSDAANERLVKFIMTKKLQFSPGKRHSYSNLGYLILGLVVTEVTGVTYNSYVTSLMEQIGITTLKVGNTKKVLISPDEVEYFNNREPHVQKSIFQGEGTVLPQYGSFSMENTSAYGGWVASALDIIKMLHALDSSDGSSLLTLSSFAEMTKAPKYSDGTDWYGLGIDVQDGGKSWGHTGAMEGTSCTMMRHKSGISWVFLMNAWSRDSDLDGLIKFALSTVECWPLWYRLPSSSSDMFEVLSEDGQQLVQLRLPHTKLEEYLIIKSSRGFVIRWINACTDCDEVYFNIVMEKDTTISYFKTDVRNDDLQMYIDEAWEKAFVLGFAEIYQVHDKLLHVLVFYPGSVNKNIFYSLVEAKRYLELIKTQKEYGYYVTLQSVICVSGKILVSAIFKKNDAFFSISWLQIFPEDFVFELKKQIKAKNRLLYVKFFSVNSEPYVSGVWLSDFHGNCYQRNGSSVYGFLYELRNSALLNTRVQCLSAYHDDGITNYAAVWSENTAL
- the LOC121381200 gene encoding uncharacterized protein LOC121381200 isoform X3: MLKITVRHLLQHSAGWDRDKVGDAVFWNLDKVSPWVDATSDAANERLVKFIMTKKLQFSPGKRHSYSNLGYLILGLVVTEVTGVTYNSYVTSLMEQIGITTLKVGNTKKVLISPDEVEYFNNREPHVQKSIFQGEGTVLPQYGSFSMENTSAYGGWVASALDIIKMLHALDSSDGSSLLTLSSFAEMTKAPKYSDGTDWYGLGIDVQDGGKSWGHTGAMEGTSCTMMRHKSGISWVFLMNAWSRDSDLDGLIKFALSTVECWPLWYRLPSSSSDMFEVLSEDGQQLVQLRLPHTKLEEYLIIKSSRGFVIRWINACTDCDEVYFNIVMEKDTTISYFKTDVRNDDLQMYIDEAWEKAFVLGFAEIYQVHDKLLHVLVFYPGSVNKNIFYSLVEAKRYLELIKTQKEYGYYVTLQSVICVSGKILVSAIFKKNDAFFSISWLQIFPEDFVFELKKQIKAKNRLLYVKFFSVNSEPYVSGVWLSDFHGNCYQRNGSSVYGFLYELRNSALLNTRVQCLSAYHDDGITNYAAVWSENTAL